In a genomic window of Streptomyces pristinaespiralis:
- a CDS encoding SCO0930 family lipoprotein — MNTWRNASLAVTATAVLALTTACGQETGTETPNGQAVGAANPAQPGNGYGSDAGYGSETGGEAAAAKPAGQLAVWESEELGEVLADSAGLTLYRFDKDTAEPPKSNCEGDCAKTWPVVAAGGASAAPGVDPSLIGEVTRADGTKQLTIGGWPMYRYAKDTKAGDVKGQGVGGTWYAAAPDGKKAAPGAGGEAGGDEGTEPADLAGLSVRKDPKLGEIVVDKNGMTVYRFMKDSAWPMKTACTGDCLKKWPVVEPVEKNDTVGILKKGFVTFDRPDGIEQQTIDCWPIYTFAGDSKPGDTNGQGVGGTWYAVSPEGKPVGAPK; from the coding sequence ATGAACACCTGGCGGAACGCCTCGCTCGCGGTGACTGCGACGGCCGTACTCGCGCTGACGACGGCGTGCGGTCAGGAGACGGGCACCGAGACCCCCAACGGTCAGGCGGTCGGCGCGGCCAACCCCGCGCAGCCCGGGAACGGCTACGGCTCCGACGCGGGCTACGGCTCCGAGACCGGCGGCGAGGCGGCCGCCGCCAAGCCGGCGGGGCAGCTCGCGGTCTGGGAGAGCGAGGAGCTCGGCGAGGTCCTCGCCGACAGCGCGGGGCTCACCCTCTACCGGTTCGACAAGGACACCGCGGAGCCGCCGAAGTCGAATTGCGAAGGCGACTGCGCGAAGACCTGGCCGGTCGTCGCCGCCGGCGGCGCCTCCGCCGCCCCCGGCGTCGACCCCTCCCTGATCGGCGAGGTCACCAGGGCGGACGGCACCAAGCAGCTCACGATCGGCGGCTGGCCGATGTACCGCTACGCCAAGGACACCAAGGCGGGCGACGTCAAGGGCCAGGGTGTGGGCGGCACGTGGTACGCGGCCGCCCCCGACGGCAAGAAGGCCGCACCGGGTGCGGGCGGGGAGGCCGGCGGCGACGAGGGCACCGAGCCCGCCGACCTCGCGGGGCTTTCCGTACGCAAGGACCCCAAGCTCGGTGAGATCGTCGTCGACAAGAACGGGATGACCGTCTACCGGTTCATGAAGGACTCGGCCTGGCCGATGAAGACGGCCTGCACCGGCGACTGCCTGAAGAAGTGGCCCGTCGTGGAGCCCGTCGAGAAGAACGACACCGTCGGAATCCTGAAGAAGGGCTTCGTCACCTTCGACCGGCCCGACGGGATCGAGCAGCAGACCATCGACTGCTGGCCGATCTACACCTTCGCGGGCGACTCCAAGCCGGGTGACACCAACGGCCAGGGCGTCGGCGGCACCTGGTACGCCGTATCGCCCGAGGGTAAGCCGGTCGGAGCGCCCAAGTAG
- a CDS encoding putative bifunctional diguanylate cyclase/phosphodiesterase has product MRQTSRAAGSEGDADVLEDRLRRFATIWSRAIFPATATSLTRPEFEQHLLPLARELNSALHARPFTAQAAHQVGAALVGAHCTDPDALGRTLGVVDAYLVLYCGDPEQTAEENRARCARLQHALAAGFAQALRERTLAEQESIARSSLLARSEALQAMHATEARFRAVFEGAAIGIGIADLEGNVLEVNDTLTQMFGGLENHVRGRKVTDWAHPEDRPQVWQLYQELVTGEREHYRVEKPFYRNDGTVLWTNLTVSLLRDADGEPQYQLALFEDTTERRLLNLRLRYEATHDALTGLPNRTLFFERLEKAVSAPAGARFGLCYLDLDGFKTINDSLGHATGDRLLVEVADRLQSCATAPGEMVARLGGDEFVALTTGPDTQNAVDELATRILAALATPIRVDGREFTVRGSIGIVEGPAGERTSAEVLRSADITMYRAKSAGGNRFEIADPEADARAITRHGLTNALPAALDRGEFFIEYQPLVHLGDGSVHGAEALVRWCHPQHGVLGPDRFIPLAERTGLIVPLGRWVLQEAVRQARFWSRRHTDGGPLRINVNLSPAQLQHPGLVADTVDVLERSGLEPGALCLEVTESALIGADEDRLKPLRQLAEMGVDIALDDFGTGYSNLANLRRLPVSVLKLDRSFTQGMQRHPADPVDLKIVEGIVSLAHSLELAVTVEGVETAAQAEQLRELGCDTAQGWYYARPGAPDRIHTLVLADAV; this is encoded by the coding sequence GTGAGGCAAACGTCACGGGCGGCCGGGTCCGAGGGGGACGCGGACGTGCTGGAGGACCGGCTCAGGCGGTTCGCGACCATCTGGAGCCGTGCCATCTTCCCCGCCACGGCAACGTCCCTCACCCGGCCCGAGTTCGAGCAGCATCTGCTGCCGCTCGCACGGGAGTTGAACAGCGCGCTCCACGCCCGCCCCTTCACCGCACAGGCCGCGCACCAGGTGGGGGCAGCGCTGGTCGGCGCACACTGCACCGACCCGGACGCCCTCGGCCGCACCCTCGGCGTCGTCGACGCCTACCTGGTGCTCTACTGCGGCGACCCCGAGCAGACCGCGGAGGAGAACCGGGCCCGCTGCGCCCGCCTGCAGCACGCCCTCGCCGCCGGCTTCGCCCAGGCGCTGCGCGAACGGACGCTCGCCGAGCAGGAGTCCATCGCCCGCTCGTCACTGCTGGCGCGCAGCGAGGCGCTGCAGGCCATGCACGCCACGGAGGCGCGCTTCCGCGCGGTCTTCGAGGGCGCCGCGATCGGTATCGGGATCGCCGACCTCGAGGGCAACGTGCTCGAGGTCAACGACACGCTGACCCAGATGTTCGGCGGTCTGGAGAACCACGTCCGCGGACGCAAGGTCACCGACTGGGCGCACCCGGAGGACCGGCCGCAGGTCTGGCAGCTGTACCAGGAGCTGGTGACCGGGGAACGCGAGCACTACCGGGTCGAGAAGCCGTTCTACCGCAACGACGGCACCGTCCTGTGGACCAATCTGACCGTCTCGCTGCTGCGCGACGCCGACGGGGAGCCGCAGTACCAGCTGGCGCTGTTCGAGGACACCACGGAGCGCCGGCTGCTCAACCTGCGACTGCGGTACGAGGCCACGCACGACGCGCTGACCGGCCTGCCCAACCGGACCCTGTTCTTCGAGCGTCTCGAGAAGGCCGTCAGCGCCCCGGCCGGCGCCCGCTTCGGGCTGTGCTACCTCGATCTCGACGGCTTCAAGACCATCAACGACAGCCTCGGCCACGCCACCGGCGACCGGCTGCTGGTGGAGGTCGCCGACCGGCTGCAGAGCTGCGCCACCGCGCCGGGCGAGATGGTCGCGCGGCTCGGCGGCGACGAGTTCGTCGCGCTGACGACCGGGCCCGACACACAGAACGCCGTGGACGAGCTGGCCACCCGCATCCTGGCCGCCCTCGCCACCCCGATCCGTGTCGACGGGCGGGAGTTCACCGTCCGCGGCAGCATCGGCATCGTGGAGGGACCGGCCGGGGAGCGCACCAGCGCCGAGGTGCTGCGCAGCGCCGACATCACCATGTACCGCGCCAAGTCCGCGGGCGGCAACCGCTTCGAGATCGCGGACCCGGAGGCGGACGCCCGCGCCATCACCCGCCACGGGCTGACCAACGCGCTGCCCGCCGCCCTGGATCGCGGCGAGTTCTTCATCGAGTACCAGCCGCTGGTGCATCTCGGGGACGGCAGCGTGCACGGCGCGGAGGCGCTCGTGCGCTGGTGCCATCCGCAGCACGGGGTGCTCGGACCCGACCGGTTCATACCGCTCGCGGAGCGCACGGGACTGATCGTGCCGCTCGGCCGCTGGGTGCTCCAGGAGGCCGTACGCCAGGCCAGGTTCTGGAGCAGGCGGCACACCGACGGCGGCCCGCTGCGGATCAACGTCAACCTCTCGCCCGCCCAGCTCCAGCATCCAGGGCTGGTGGCGGACACCGTCGACGTGCTCGAGCGGTCGGGTCTGGAACCGGGCGCCCTGTGCCTGGAGGTCACGGAGTCGGCGCTGATCGGCGCCGACGAGGACCGGCTCAAGCCGCTGCGGCAACTGGCGGAGATGGGCGTCGACATCGCGCTCGACGACTTCGGAACCGGGTACTCCAACCTGGCCAATCTGCGCCGGCTGCCGGTGAGCGTGCTGAAGCTGGATCGTTCCTTCACCCAGGGCATGCAGCGACATCCCGCCGACCCCGTCGATCTGAAGATCGTCGAGGGCATCGTGTCGCTGGCGCACAGTCTGGAGCTGGCCGTCACCGTCGAAGGTGTGGAGACCGCCGCACAGGCCGAGCAGCTGAGGGAACTCGGCTGCGACACGGCGCAGGGCTGGTACTACGCGCGGCCGGGCGCCCCCGACCGGATTCACACCTTGGTGCTGGCCGACGCCGTCTGA
- a CDS encoding MarR family transcriptional regulator — translation MASPDQDTAAAPSPGPELLGTRLRLLLNLLDSDVEAVYEDLGLGSLRPRYAPVLRALSAHGPSSIQDLARATGVTHSAASQTVAQLVKEGLATVGPGRDGRRRIATLTAEAESLMPALDAEWQATAAAAAAFEAELPYPLSRLIGEALEALRRRPMRDRIADAAPGLLPHPDRAADN, via the coding sequence ATGGCCTCGCCCGACCAAGACACCGCCGCCGCCCCCTCCCCCGGCCCCGAACTCCTCGGCACCCGCCTGCGCCTCCTTCTGAACCTCCTCGACTCCGATGTCGAGGCGGTCTACGAGGACTTGGGCCTGGGGAGCCTGCGCCCCCGGTACGCCCCCGTCCTGCGCGCCCTCTCCGCCCACGGCCCGAGTTCGATCCAGGACCTGGCCCGGGCGACCGGCGTGACGCACTCGGCGGCGAGCCAGACGGTCGCCCAGCTCGTCAAGGAGGGCCTCGCCACCGTCGGCCCCGGCAGGGACGGCCGCCGGCGCATCGCGACGCTCACCGCGGAGGCCGAGTCCCTGATGCCCGCATTGGACGCCGAGTGGCAGGCCACCGCGGCGGCAGCCGCCGCTTTCGAGGCGGAGCTCCCGTACCCGTTGAGCCGGCTGATCGGCGAGGCGCTCGAGGCGCTGCGCCGGCGCCCGATGCGCGACCGGATCGCGGACGCGGCGCCCGGTCTCCTGCCGCATCCGGACCGCGCCGCTGACAACTGA
- a CDS encoding SAM-dependent methyltransferase, producing the protein MERPAWAPQGIDISVPSVSRIYDFYLGGSHNFEVDRAAARRAMEFMPGLPKIMQANRAFMRRAVNYAVAEGITQFLDIGSGIPTFGNVHEVARKASPEARVLYVDHDPVAVAHSRAVLDGDTQADVVAADLRSPREILDSPEAKLLDLERPVALLLVAVLHFLTDEDEPWQAVAELRDALAPGSLLVVTHASFEGIPLPAEQAGGTVGVYRDIRNPLVMRSREEVGRFFDGYTMVEPGLVSMPDWRPDGPVDQEDPYAFSGFAGVGRKA; encoded by the coding sequence ATGGAGCGTCCCGCCTGGGCCCCGCAGGGCATCGACATATCGGTGCCGAGCGTGTCCCGCATTTATGACTTCTACCTGGGCGGCTCCCACAATTTCGAGGTCGACAGGGCGGCCGCGCGCAGGGCCATGGAGTTCATGCCGGGACTCCCCAAGATCATGCAGGCGAACCGTGCCTTCATGCGCCGCGCCGTCAATTACGCGGTCGCTGAGGGGATCACGCAGTTCCTCGACATCGGCTCCGGCATTCCGACCTTCGGAAATGTCCATGAAGTGGCCCGTAAGGCAAGCCCGGAGGCGCGGGTCCTCTACGTGGACCACGACCCGGTCGCGGTCGCGCACAGCCGGGCCGTCCTCGACGGCGACACGCAGGCGGACGTCGTCGCCGCCGACCTGCGCAGCCCGCGGGAGATCCTGGACAGCCCCGAGGCGAAACTGCTGGACCTGGAACGGCCGGTGGCGCTGCTCCTCGTCGCGGTACTGCACTTCCTCACGGACGAGGACGAGCCGTGGCAGGCCGTGGCCGAGCTGAGGGACGCGCTGGCACCCGGCAGCCTGCTGGTCGTCACCCACGCCTCCTTCGAAGGCATCCCGCTCCCGGCCGAGCAGGCCGGCGGCACGGTCGGTGTGTACCGCGACATCCGCAACCCGCTCGTGATGCGGTCGCGCGAGGAGGTCGGCCGGTTCTTCGACGGGTACACGATGGTCGAGCCGGGCCTCGTCTCCATGCCGGACTGGCGGCCCGACGGGCCCGTCGACCAGGAGGATCCGTACGCCTTCTCCGGCTTCGCCGGTGTGGGGCGCAAGGCGTGA
- the pip gene encoding prolyl aminopeptidase: MAELYPPIEPYEQGMLDVGDGNLVHWEVCGNPHGKPALVVHGGPGSGCNPRMRRYFDPSAYRVVLFDQRGCGRSTPHAADPAADMRHNTTSHLLADMEQLREHLGIERWLLYGGSWGSTLLLAYAERHPERVSEIVVNGVTTTRRREIDWLYRGVGRFFPEQWHRFRLGVPEAERAGDLVAAYARLMESEDPAVREKAAVDWCRWEDAVVSLEPNGGPAPYGGRPSDARIALVRIAAHYFAHGAWLEEGVLLREAGRLKGIPGALFHGRLDLSTPLETPWELVRVWTDAELVVVDDSGHKGSATMRDRVIGALERFRYTE, translated from the coding sequence ATGGCGGAGCTGTATCCACCGATCGAGCCGTACGAGCAGGGGATGCTCGACGTGGGGGACGGGAACCTCGTCCACTGGGAGGTGTGCGGCAACCCGCACGGCAAACCCGCCCTCGTCGTGCACGGCGGCCCGGGCTCCGGGTGCAACCCTCGGATGCGCCGGTACTTCGACCCGAGCGCCTACCGGGTCGTGCTCTTCGACCAGCGCGGCTGCGGGCGCAGCACCCCGCACGCGGCGGACCCGGCCGCGGACATGCGGCACAACACCACCTCTCATCTGCTCGCCGACATGGAGCAGTTGCGTGAGCACCTCGGCATCGAGCGGTGGCTGCTCTACGGCGGGTCGTGGGGGTCCACGCTGCTCCTCGCCTATGCCGAGCGGCACCCGGAGCGGGTGTCCGAGATCGTCGTCAACGGTGTCACGACCACGCGCCGTCGTGAGATCGACTGGCTCTACCGGGGCGTCGGCCGGTTCTTCCCGGAGCAATGGCACCGCTTCAGGCTCGGCGTGCCCGAGGCAGAGCGTGCCGGTGACCTCGTGGCCGCGTACGCGCGGCTCATGGAGAGCGAGGACCCGGCGGTGCGGGAGAAGGCGGCCGTCGACTGGTGCCGCTGGGAGGACGCCGTGGTGTCCCTGGAACCGAACGGCGGACCCGCCCCGTACGGTGGCCGGCCCTCGGACGCGCGGATCGCCCTGGTGCGGATCGCCGCCCATTACTTCGCGCACGGCGCGTGGCTCGAGGAAGGGGTGCTGCTGCGGGAGGCGGGCCGACTGAAAGGAATTCCCGGTGCGCTCTTCCACGGCCGTCTCGATCTCAGCACTCCGCTCGAGACGCCCTGGGAACTCGTCCGCGTCTGGACCGACGCCGAACTGGTGGTCGTGGACGACTCGGGCCACAAGGGAAGTGCCACGATGCGCGACCGGGTGATCGGCGCTCTGGAGCGATTCCGGTACACCGAGTGA